Sequence from the Sanguibacter keddieii DSM 10542 genome:
CCGCGTCGAGCAGGGCCCGGGTGTCCGCGTCGTCGCGCAGCGACCCCTCGGACCCCACGAGATACGACGTGAGGAAGTCGCGCAGCGGGCCGGCGTCGACCGCGGTCGGTGCGTCGAGTGGGCCCTCGACGACGACCTCCGGGGCGACGTGCAGCGTGGTGAGGAGCAGCGCCGGGACGCGGGCCGCGGTCGCGCCCAGCCCGGGCTGGAAGTACGGCACCGCGAGCAGCCGGGCGCCGTGCCGCGCGTAGAAGCGCAGCCGTGCCGCAGGGTCGCCGTGCGCCTCGCTCGCCTCGTGGTGGGCCGGGTGCTCGACCTCGGCGAGCAGCAGACCGGGCGACGACTCGGCGACCCAGGTCTGGACCGCGGCGTCGAGCAGCGCACCACCGATGCCGCCGCCGCGCTGCCCCGGGGCGATCGCGAGGTAGACCAGCAGCATCGCCTCGCCGGGGGTGCCAGACCCCGCGGCGACAGCACCGGCCACGACACGCCCGTCGCGCCGGACGCCGAGAGCGCGGGTGCCCCCCTGCGCGCAGCCCTCGACGAGCGACTCCAGGCTCTCGAGCTCTTCGGGCGGGAAGGACGGGCTCAGCACGTCGCGGTGGAGCTCTTCGAGGTCGGCGGCCGTGACGAGCGGCTCGAGGTCGACCCCGGGCCGGTCGGCGCGCTCCGGGGCGGCGCCTGGACCGGTCGTCGTGGCGGAGGTCGGGTCAGGGGCGGTGGGCGGCTGCTCGGGCTCAGTCGTCATGGAGCCATCATGGGCCACCGGGTGGGCGTGTACTACCGTGAGCGGGTGACTCTTGCCGTCTGCCCGGGATCCTTCGACCCGATCACCCTGGGGCACCTGGACGTCGTCCGTCGGGCGTCCCTCCTCTTCGACGAGGTGGTCGTGGGCGTCGCCCGCAACGCCTCCAAGTCCGCGCTCCTCGACGTCGGGGCGCGGGTCGCGCTGGCCGAGGCGGCCTGCGCCGACCTGCCGACCGTCCGTGTCGTCGAGGTCCCGGGGCTGCTCGTCGACCTGTGCCGCGAGCTCGGCGCCGTCGCGGTCGTCAAGGGCCTGCGCGGGGGAGCGGACTACGACGCCGAGCAGCCCATGGCGCTGATGAACCGTCACCTCTCCGGGGTCGAGTCGGTGTTCCTCACCGCCGACCCGCGGTACGCGCACATCGCGTCGTCGATGGTCAAGGACGTCGCACGCCACGGCGGGCAGGTCGACGACCTCGTGCCGCCGGGCGTCGCAGACGCCGTCCGCCGCGCGCTGGGCGTCCCCCCGCCCGCGTCGCCCGCGTCGACCGCGACCGCCACGCACCCCACCGCCACCCCGCTCCCAGCACCCGGCGGGGACACCTCTCCCGGCTCCGCCGCCCACCCGAACCAAGGAGTCTCATGACCCCCCACGACGACCACGAGACCTTCGTCGAGGGTGAGGGCGCCGGCGTGCCCGCGATCCTCGACGCGCTGACCGACCTCGTCGAGCGTGCCCGGACGATGCCCATGTCGTCCTCGGTGCTCGTCAACCGCAACGAGGCCCTCGACCTGCTCGACGAGCTCCGCGAGGCCCTCCCCACCCAGCTGACCCGGGCGGACGAGGTGCTCTCCGACGCTGACCAGGTCCTCGAGGACGCCCACTCCCAGGCCGAGGAGCTCATCGAGACCGCGCGGCGTCGTGCCGCCGAGCTCGTCGCCTCGGAGCAGGTGGTGCTCCAGGGGCAGGTCCAGGCCCGCGAGCTCGTCGCCGAGGCCGAGTCGACCGCTGCGCGCCTGCGCCGTGAGGCCGACGACTACTGCGACCGCCGCCTCGCCGAGTTCGAGATCGACCTCGGCAAGGTGCTCGCGCAGGTGCACGCCGGACGTGACCGGCTCGCCGAGCGCCTCGACGAGGCCGGGGCGGGAGCTGCCGACCAGCAGCGCTGAGCCGGCGCGCCAGCCGACCAGCACCGACGGGCCGGAGACCGACCGGGCAGCGCCGATCACGTCACACCGGCGGACCGCCCGACGGGTCTGGGCACGGCCGCAGATGGCGTAGTATTGTCTGTTGGCCCTGCCGGAGACGGCGGGGTTGCTGGACGCCGGTGCGAGCCGGTCGACAGCAGACGGCCCCTCAGCACCCATCACCTTCGGACACACCGTGGAGCACCTCATCACTCTCGACCCTCGATCGCCGCTCGTTCTCGACACTCGTGAGCTCAGCAGGCGTCCTGGCTCGATGCGTGAGGTCCAGCTCACGGCTCCGGCGCCGGTGGACCTGGGGACTGTCGTCATCGGGATCCCCGAAGGTAGCGACATCAGCCTCGACCTGAGGCTCGAAGCCGTGATGGAGGGTGTCCTCGTCTCCGGGACAGTCGCAGGCCAGTCGGTCGGCGAGTGCGTCCGGTGCCTGGACGAGGTGGTCGACGACGTCGACTTCACCGTCACAGAGCTGTTCGTGTACCCCGAGCGCGCCAAGGCCGCAGAGGACGCGGGCGACGACGACGAGGAAGAAGAGGTGCGCGAGCTCGAGGACGATATGATCGACCTCGAACCCGTGCTTAGGGATTCGGTGGTGCTTGCACTACCATTCCAACCGTTGTGTTCGCCCGACTGCCCGGGGCTGTGCTCCGAGTGCGGTGCCCACCTGGCGGACGATCCTGATCACCAGCACGAACTGCTCGACCCCCGGTGGTCGACACTCAAGAGCATTATCGACGAGACGAAAGAGAGCTAGCCGTGGCTGTTCCGAAGCGCAAGATGTCGCGCAGCAACACCCGTGCGCGCCGTTCGCAGTGGAAGACGACCGCCGCGAACCTCACCACGTGCCCGCAGTGCAAGGGCGACAAGCTGTCGCACGCTGCGTGCCCGACGTGCGGCACCTACAAGGGTCGTCAGTACGCCGAGGCGCTGCGCACCGAGCACGCTAACTGATTCGCCGGCGCCGCTGGCGTCGCACGGATTGGTCGAAGGAGAAGTTCCGGTGGCATCGCACGCAGGTCGTCAGGTCTCACCGGCAACGCACCTTCTCGAGGAGCTCGGGGTCCATCTGGACCCCGAGCTCCTCGTGCTTTCCCTGACCCACCGGTCCTTCGCGCACGAGGCCGGCGGGATCCCCACCAACGAGCGTCTCGAGTTCCTCGGTGACGCGGTGCTGGGGCTCGTGGCCGCCGAGGCGCTGTTCCGGCGCCACCCCGACCGCCCCGAGGGCGACCTCGCCAAGATGCGCGCGGCCTCGGTGTCGCAGCGCGCCCTGGCCGCCGTCGCCCGCAGGCTGTCCCTCGGGGACTACATCCTGCTCGGCAAGGGCGAGTCGCAGACGCGCGGGTTCGACAAGGACTCGATCCTCTCGGACACCGTCGAGTCGCTCATCGGCGCCGTCTACCTGAGCCACGGCCTCGAGGAGGCCCGCAGCTTCGTCCACCGGCTCCTGGACAGCACGCTCGACGCCGCGGCCGACCTCGGCGCAGGCCTCGACTGGAAGACCTCGCTGCAGGAGGCTGCTGCCGAGCGCAACGTCGGTGCTCCCGAGTACACGAGCGAGGGCGAGGGCCCCGACCACGCCCGCATCTTCACGGCGCACGTGATCATCGACGGCGAGATCCTCGGCACCGGCCAGGGCACCGCCAAGAAGCACGCCGAGCAGATCGCCGCCGAGCAGGCCTACGTCGCCCTCACCGGGCGCTGACCCTCCTCCGTGGACACCGCCCGCTGGCTGCACCGTGCCTGAGCTCCCCGAGGTCGAGACGGTCCGCGACGGCCTCGCCCGGCACGTGCTGGGCGCGCGCGTGGACTGCGTCGAGGTCCGCCGCGACTACAGCGTCCGTCGGCACGAGGGCGGACCGGTCGACTTCGCCGCGCGCCTCTCGGGCCACCGCCTGGTCGAGGCCGCACGACGCGGCAAGTACCTCTGGCTGACTCTCGACGAGCCCGGCCTCGCGCTCCTCGGGCACCTGGGCATGAGCGGCCAGCTCCTCGTGCGCTCGGGGGACACCCTCACCGCCGAGTCGAGCCACCTGCGGGTCCGGCTCCACCTCACCGCAGCAGACGGCACACCCCTCGCCCTCGACTTCGTCGACCAGCGGACCTTCGGTCACCTCAGCGTCACCGAGCTCGTCGCGACCCCCGACGGTCTGCCGGGCGGCCTCGGCACCGACGAGCCGCTCGTCCCCGAGCCCGTCTCCCACATCGCGCGCGACCTCCTCGACCCGGCCGTCGCCGAGGGGACCGCCGGACGGACAGCCCTCGTCGACCGGGTCCGCCGCCGGCGCACCGGGATCAAGCGGGCGCTGCTCGACCAGACCGTCGTCTCGGGCATCGGCAACATCTACGCGGACGAGGCCCTGTGGCGGGCGTCCACGCACTACGCCCGGGGGACCGCCGGGATGTCCCGCGCCCAGGTCGCCGCGGTGCTGGCCGCCGCCGAGCAGGTGATGCGCGAGGCGCTCAGCCAGGGCGGGACCAGCTTCGACGCGCTCTACGTCAACGTCAACGGTGCGTCGGGCTACTTCGACCGGTCTCTCGCCGCCTACGGCCAGGCCGGCAAACCCTGCCGCAGGTGCGGTGCGACGATCCGGCGCGACGAGTTCATGAACCGTTCGTCGTTCAGCTGCCCGGTATGCCAGCCGCGCCCTCGGAACGCGTCGCGGTAGCGGGCTTCACCTGAGAGCCCGCAGGGTACTAGTGTGCTCAGGCGGGCCTCACGTCAAGCAGATGGCGACCGCAGCCCGACGCAGCGCAGCGTCGAGCCGCGGGCGAGCAGGCGCACGGGCCGTGCGGCCCCCGAGCCGCCACGCGCAGCCCGCACGGGCACGAGGACGAGACGAAGGAAGCCGTATGGGAGCCTGGAGCAGCGAGCCGTTCGGGAACGACGGGGCAGGTGACCTCGTGGCTGACATCGAGCGTGGCGAGTTCACCTTCGACGCCCTCGGGTGGGCCTTCGAGGACGACTACCTCGAGGTCGACGGCGGGCAGTACGCGATCGCGCTCGTCGAGATCGCCCTCGTGCTCCAGGGAGACCGCGCGCCCCACCCGGCGCTCGCCGACGTCGACCTCTCGCAGGTCGCCGAGCAGTTCACCGAGGACAAGGTCCGGTGGATCGTCGAGATGGCCGACCGCGCTCTCACCGACAGCGAGACCTCCGAGCTCTACGAGCTCTGGGAAGAGGCCGGCGAGCTCGACTCGTGGCGAGCACCGTCGGTCGAGTCCCTGGACCGGCTCCGCTCGACGCTCGGCTGACCTGCGGGACCTGCTCGCTCCGCGTGGGAGCGGTCCCGCGGCCTGAGCCCTGAAGCCGCCCGCAGCCCGGGCTGCGAGACCCTGCGGCCCAGGGCGGAGAACCTGTGGCCCAGGCGGTCAGGCCGCGGGCAGCCCGCTCAGCGCGAGACGACGTTGCGGAGCGTCCGGCCCTCTCGGAAAGCGGCGACGTTCTCCGCGACGAGCTCGGTGGCGCCCTGGGGTCGTCCGCCGGCCGCGTGCGGCGTGAGGATGAGGTTCGGGGTCTCCCACAGCGTCGACGACGCCGGGAGCGGCTCGGTGGCCACGACGTCGAGAGCAGCGCCCCCGAGGGTCCCGGCGCGCAGCGCCTGCTCGAGGGCCACCTCGTCGAGGGTCGCCCCGCGTCCGACGTTGACCACCCACGCGTGGTCCGGGAGCGCCGCGAAGACCTTCTCGGAGACGATCTTCTCGGTCTCGGGGGTGGCGGGGAGGATCGCGACGAGCAGGTCCGTCTCCGCGAGCCGTGCGGGCAGCTCGTCCTCGGTGATCACGGGGAACCCGGACCGCTCGCCGGCGGTCGTGGCGACGCCGACGACGTCCGCCCCGAGCATCTGCAGGAGCGGCGCGAGCGCCTGACCGATCGACCCGAAGCCCCACACGGTCACCGCTGCCCCGGCGAGGGTCCCGAGGCCGGGGTAGGTGGCCCGGTCGCCGGACTGCGAGCCCCCGAGTTCGCCTGCCCACCGGGAGTCCCGCTGGGCGTCCACCATGAGGTCGAGGCGCCGTGCCGCCGACAGGGCCAGGGCGAGCGTGTGCTCGGAGACCGGGCCGTCGTGCAGCGAGCGGCCGGAGGTGACGACGACCTCGGGCGCGAAGCCCGCGGCGAGGATCGCGTCGGGACCTGCGGCGAGGGCCTGGACCCACCGCAGGGCGGTGAGACGGC
This genomic interval carries:
- the coaD gene encoding pantetheine-phosphate adenylyltransferase, which gives rise to MTLAVCPGSFDPITLGHLDVVRRASLLFDEVVVGVARNASKSALLDVGARVALAEAACADLPTVRVVEVPGLLVDLCRELGAVAVVKGLRGGADYDAEQPMALMNRHLSGVESVFLTADPRYAHIASSMVKDVARHGGQVDDLVPPGVADAVRRALGVPPPASPASTATATHPTATPLPAPGGDTSPGSAAHPNQGVS
- the rpmF gene encoding 50S ribosomal protein L32: MAVPKRKMSRSNTRARRSQWKTTAANLTTCPQCKGDKLSHAACPTCGTYKGRQYAEALRTEHAN
- a CDS encoding GNAT family N-acetyltransferase — protein: MTTEPEQPPTAPDPTSATTTGPGAAPERADRPGVDLEPLVTAADLEELHRDVLSPSFPPEELESLESLVEGCAQGGTRALGVRRDGRVVAGAVAAGSGTPGEAMLLVYLAIAPGQRGGGIGGALLDAAVQTWVAESSPGLLLAEVEHPAHHEASEAHGDPAARLRFYARHGARLLAVPYFQPGLGATAARVPALLLTTLHVAPEVVVEGPLDAPTAVDAGPLRDFLTSYLVGSEGSLRDDADTRALLDAVGGPSVALVDPSDLASVPVGMAWAAAGAHVPEGDGA
- the mutM gene encoding bifunctional DNA-formamidopyrimidine glycosylase/DNA-(apurinic or apyrimidinic site) lyase, with translation MPELPEVETVRDGLARHVLGARVDCVEVRRDYSVRRHEGGPVDFAARLSGHRLVEAARRGKYLWLTLDEPGLALLGHLGMSGQLLVRSGDTLTAESSHLRVRLHLTAADGTPLALDFVDQRTFGHLSVTELVATPDGLPGGLGTDEPLVPEPVSHIARDLLDPAVAEGTAGRTALVDRVRRRRTGIKRALLDQTVVSGIGNIYADEALWRASTHYARGTAGMSRAQVAAVLAAAEQVMREALSQGGTSFDALYVNVNGASGYFDRSLAAYGQAGKPCRRCGATIRRDEFMNRSSFSCPVCQPRPRNASR
- a CDS encoding DUF4259 domain-containing protein, which codes for MGAWSSEPFGNDGAGDLVADIERGEFTFDALGWAFEDDYLEVDGGQYAIALVEIALVLQGDRAPHPALADVDLSQVAEQFTEDKVRWIVEMADRALTDSETSELYELWEEAGELDSWRAPSVESLDRLRSTLG
- a CDS encoding phosphoglycerate dehydrogenase, with protein sequence MKVLLPTSLSLDLPVDQTVDGVTYVSYAPDAPVPDAHTDADALVAWGNTSEQLADTARRLTALRWVQALAAGPDAILAAGFAPEVVVTSGRSLHDGPVSEHTLALALSAARRLDLMVDAQRDSRWAGELGGSQSGDRATYPGLGTLAGAAVTVWGFGSIGQALAPLLQMLGADVVGVATTAGERSGFPVITEDELPARLAETDLLVAILPATPETEKIVSEKVFAALPDHAWVVNVGRGATLDEVALEQALRAGTLGGAALDVVATEPLPASSTLWETPNLILTPHAAGGRPQGATELVAENVAAFREGRTLRNVVSR
- the rnc gene encoding ribonuclease III, giving the protein MASHAGRQVSPATHLLEELGVHLDPELLVLSLTHRSFAHEAGGIPTNERLEFLGDAVLGLVAAEALFRRHPDRPEGDLAKMRAASVSQRALAAVARRLSLGDYILLGKGESQTRGFDKDSILSDTVESLIGAVYLSHGLEEARSFVHRLLDSTLDAAADLGAGLDWKTSLQEAAAERNVGAPEYTSEGEGPDHARIFTAHVIIDGEILGTGQGTAKKHAEQIAAEQAYVALTGR
- a CDS encoding YceD family protein; translation: MEHLITLDPRSPLVLDTRELSRRPGSMREVQLTAPAPVDLGTVVIGIPEGSDISLDLRLEAVMEGVLVSGTVAGQSVGECVRCLDEVVDDVDFTVTELFVYPERAKAAEDAGDDDEEEEVRELEDDMIDLEPVLRDSVVLALPFQPLCSPDCPGLCSECGAHLADDPDHQHELLDPRWSTLKSIIDETKES